In the genome of Octopus bimaculoides isolate UCB-OBI-ISO-001 chromosome 24, ASM119413v2, whole genome shotgun sequence, the window AATATAcatccctttatattctgagttcaaataccactgaagtTCACTTTATACTTTCAATTATTGTGGGCCAAATAAGGAATATGAATATTTACTCATCGAAAAATGTGAGAAAACCCTcctcattatccaatgtgtttcatattttaatgttttgcttCATCAAGACTTGTATAAtgtcaacaaaagcaacaacaaaaaacatttcacctcaataaagaatatattttccaatatcaAAAAacatcttgtttttatttctcgTTAGGTGGAGCTGAAAGCAAGTGGCTTAGCCGTTAGGGTATTcggcaaccactccaagagtgtagtgggtgcttttacatgccaccagcacgaaggccagtcaggcggtactggcaacggccatatcAGGAAACTGATAAGAAAAGACCCAAAACCTTAAATTATTTAAGGGACAATAAAACTCAAGTTTAGGACGCTCAAACAACAGAACACTcaagcaatttttatttttaaatatatattcttcaatttacattattttaaccaacacatataagcatgtacatacatatatatatatatatatatatgcatatacacacttatctgTGTGAAGGTTTATATTTTGGCAACAGCTTTGGAAttattgggattttttttttttgttttgtaatattctttgtaaaaattttttGCAAAAATTGTTCATTGTTTTGTTCCAGTTGTGGAATTAAATATCCATCTCCAAGAATTTTCATGAAATAGTGTTTGGtcaagatacaaaaataaaaaaaaaaaacattggaagaaacagatgtatgagtgtgtgcgtgtatatatatatatatatatatatatatacatacacacacagacaagcagagGTGTTGACAGATTAAGTAGAATGTTCAATCTATGTTTCTAACAATGCGTCTGCAAAAGGGTGATTTCATCTCATCAAGAGCTTTTTCCAGTTCCTTAGTTAACTGAACAAGGTTCCCAGGGTCAGTTTGTAGATGGTGTGTTGTGACTTCATCATCCTCTTCTAAGTGGAGCTTCAGCAGAACGTTTGGCATCACCTGGTGCCTCATGGATCGACTTGCAACCTGTAatgcaaaggaaaagaaaatcatttaggAAAAGGGACAGATAATTCAAATTCTTTACAGTACTGGaccagttgttggcactccatcgcttacgacgtcgaaggttccagttgatccgatcaacggaacagcctgcttgtgaagttaacgtgcaagtggctgagcactccacagacacgtgtacctttaacatagttctcggggatattcagcgtgacacagtgtgacaaggctgaccctttgatttacaggcacaacagaaacaggaagaaagagtgagagaaagttgcggaagagtacagcaaggttcgccacgatcccctgccggagccaacAATGACCGAGTTGCGCCATTAGACCACCAGGTCGGAATAAATACAGCAgtaattttttcatcttttaagtattctagtcactagactgcagccatgctgtggcaccagcTAGAAAGGTCTACTCAAGCAAGTCAACCCCAGCATCTATTTTTTTAACTCTGGTGCTTATTCTtaggtctctttgccaaactgctaagttataaggacataaataaaccaacacaagttgtcatgtggtggtggtaggagagacacaaacacatacacacacacatgacaggcttcagGACAGTCTttactaaatacactcacaatACATTgattagcccagggctatagcagacaATACTTGTTTATGGTGTTGTACAGTAGAAATGAACCTGAAGTCACATGATTGCAGAGAAAGCTCCTTCAACCACATAACcatgttaaaacaaaacaaaaatttttttaaaaaataaatataattattttttttaaataaatggaaaaataaaatactaggaATGTTTGCTCACCTGAACATCAAAACGCCATTCTAAATTGTCATAATGTGGCAACTCCATAGACATTTCCGAAAGAATATTCCGGATGTTTCCTCTGTTTTCTAGATACATAGTGAGCAAAATGTCTATTTTGTCATCTTGGAAGCCAAGAATACTTAAAGACTCTTTGTATTCTGTTTCAGGAATCTGTAAagaacatcattatcataataacaacaacaacaacaataatgataatgataacacaaggtccgaaattttgagggagaggacaagtcaattacatcaacctgtgttttttttttttggtacttaacaaccgtgaaaggatgaaaggcaaagtcaacctcggcaggatttgaactcagaatgtagcgatgagcgaaatactgctaagcattttgcctggcatgctaatgattctgccagctcaccaccttaataataatgataataataataataacgataataataataataatgatagtaataataatgatgatggtttcaaatttttccacaagggcaactattttgagggagaggataaattgattacatcaacgccagtgttcaactggtactcttactatcaaccctggaaggatgaaaagcaaaattgaccccagcagaatttgaactcagaacataaagatggacgaactaccattaagcattttgcccagcaccataacaattcttccagctcaccaccttaataataataataacgatgacttCAAATTTTTGCCTCAAGGGCCGCTTGGGGGAAGGgatcaagtcaattacatcgaccgcaatgtgtaactggtagttatttaaccgagccccgaaaggatgaaaggcaaagttgacctcggcagaatttgaactcagaacgtagcaacgggtgaaatactgctaagcgtttcacctggtgtgctaacgattctgccaccttgccaccttaataataatcctttctactggaggcacaaggcctcgaatttgtggggaagggactagtagattacattgaccccagtgttcgactggtacttaatttatcgtccttgaaaggatgaaaggagaatatgaactcagaatgtacggATGGgcaaaaataccgctaagcatttctccaggtgcactaacgattctgccagcgcgtcacccggaaacatgtggttgggaagcaaacttcttaccacacagctgcccCATGGTATCTTTTTACAGCAGCTAGGCAGACTAGGACATTAGGTGACAATGATGAACAACACTTTGGTTAATGTCATGTGACTATCTTTTTACATGGCTATAATGAAAATACCAAGATTTACTTACCATAAATCGTGAGGTCTCTGTCAGGAGGTACATCAACCCTTCCACGGCCGACTGAACAACTTTAGTCTCCACGTCGAGTTTCTCTGCAGAAAAGATTCCAtattaaataaagtattttagGAGATGTGAAGgcatgtgtggcttagtggttaggttgtttagaaataatacatttctaaatctctcagagagatttatgcagtagtgatacgatgaagtagttgtatgctgtcaatttaatgtgacggtcccatgaagggaataatactactgttggttaggcctaggaagctgcaccgcttcctgtcggccttgacacgtttcctgtgtccttatgtttacaagggggagacaagcacctccacccagctaagccggcatccagagacatgtttctgagtctttgctcgtcatcagtctggagtagcagtctggttaggttgttgcactcacaattgctggAGTGTGGACTGGATTCCTAGATCGGGTGgcacattgtgctcttgagcaaaacatttcattccatgttgctccagtctccCTTTCTCAATCAGGGATTGGAACGTTGGCCTGCTCgtctagccagcagggtggcactGATGCAAAGCACACTGTGACTAGTGATGTGTAACatcatctgatagtctggtcagtcacatgatcacatgatttttgtaatcaactaacccctcccaccaaatttcaggccttgtttctATAATGGTTAGTCTACATTACTTCATGAAGGCATacggctcagtggctagagcatcGAGCTCATaaccatgaggttgtgagttcaattcccagattgggctgtgcgctgtgttcttgaactagacaccttatttcatgttgctccagttctctcatcTGTGGAAATGAGGTGCagcatcactggtaccaagctgtatcagccttcagctttccttggacaacatcagtgacGTGAAGAAGAGGGGCTGGTAtgaatgggtgactgctggtcttccacaaaataACCTTGACcaaacttgtgccttggaggggaacttcctaggtgcaatcccatggtcatttgtgaccgaaggggggtctttactctttacccttttatattactccataaggagcacagggccagtttcctggtttctctggcataaatattcctccctggatgggacgccagtccatcacagggttactcattcttaccagctgagcggactggagtaatgtgaaatgaagtgtcttgctcaagaccacagCAGATCTcctggtctaggaactgaaaccacaatcttacaatcataagtccaacaccctaaccactaagccatgtatctCCACCTGTTCCTATAATGGAAAGGATTGGTcagattaattacaaaaataatgatagaaaatttCAACTTACGTGCGGCACCTTGGTAAACTTTTGGGTTGGCGCCATTTTCAATGAACTGCAAGGAGATGCGACAGAATTCCCGAACAACTAGAATGGAAAATATTAATGCTATGATAATTGTGataattaaatacatgcatatgtgtgattgtatgggtgtatgtatataaatatgattgagcatatatgcacatctatacatatatgtgtgtatgtatgtgtcagcatgcatacacatatatatgtgtgtgcgtgtgtgtatatcaatattgggtcatcccataaataatgcagtttttttcaacTGTAtgaaataaactacctgcatcaacttgctaatataatcaggtagtaattttactttgtacttattcttagtactTCAACTTACGTCGTTTCGAGTTACGTCTTTTTCGGCTTTacgctgatttttttttaaaggaaattaatgaaaaaaaaatgattaaaccTTAACTTCAGTCTGCCTCAACGAACACatttaaaaagcataaaaattattttttgaatcaCCTAAAATCAATACTAGAAAACGTTTATTAGCACAGATAATAAGCAAATGAGATTTTTCAAAATGATCTTCGTGTTACGTCGTTTTTCGAGGTAAGTCGAACGTCTTGGAACCAATTACCGGTGTAaagttgaggtatgcctgtatatacatttCACAGACAAATAAGACGAGAAGGCTACGGTTGGAACCACTGTTGATCATGAATCAGCTGAATCAGAGCAAGACCCGAGAAGGGGGCGGatacagaaaaacaacaatagcCATAATTCGAATAAGAACTACCATTAATTTCAGCATCATGCTCCGTGCGTTGGTCTTTTAATgaattaaacaaattatattcattatgagggtggtggtggtggtgaaaagttcctggctttaagggtgtcgcgaaaggcctggttggaggcccaaccttccgagttcttttacagggtttagaaaaactgaaggaccgctgaaataaatgtgtgaatcagagaggggaattatgttgaataaaatcataatcaactgatcctcctacattctcttttacccaaaaccaggaacttttcagcacccacctcgtgtatgtgtatatatatatatatatatatatataNNNNNNNNNNNNNNNNNNNNNNNNNNNNNNNNNNNNNNNNNNNNNNNNNNNNNNNNNNNNNNNNNNNNNNNNNNNNNNNNNNNNNNNNNNNNNNNNNNNNNNNNNNNNNNNNNNNNNNNNNNNNNNNNNNNNNNNNNNNNNNNNNNNNNNNNNNNNNNNNNNNNNNNNNNNNNNNNNNNNNNNNNNNNNCTGAAAATtttgggagggagctagtcgattacatcgatccccagtattcatctggtacttattttattgaccccccccccccaaaaggctgaaaggcaaagtcgatctcggcgctACTACGGTAATAATGACGATGACTGTTTTTCGTGTCCGAAGATCGTAAGGAAGGGCGGAATGCCCTCAACTAGCTATATAATGAGATCCTTCACGCCACAGAGCTTTTCTTCCTGCCTATGTGAGATCACATGTTAAGGTTATCGTTACAGATGTTCTATACAAACTACAGCCAGCACTCCTGTTACCAATATTTCCATCTTCGGTcgcattgttgtttacattagacGTCTTCGAATACGCAACGTCGTAACAAATCAGTGCTGCTTTTAACTTCTAGAGATAATCTTAAGTGATTTAATGGTATTGCTAACACAGTAAGACACAGTATTAACTTATAAAGTGTTTAACATTCTTTGTAGTatgttatggttgcataacgaaatacaacGGTGTCCCTACAAGTGCCTAAATGAGAGTCAATCTGCGCAATTCGATCCCAGTCTTTAGACTTGGAGGTCTGACCACAGCAACTCAGCAGGATAAGATGGTTGCGATGACCACCAAACTTTTGGTTTTACACTGGAATGTCCTTCTGGGTGAATTGCCTTACAGGACTGGAGATCTCCACCTACCTTGAGGTTGCTGGAAGAGGCAGcgaacttatttaatcgactcctgaaagggtgaaagacaaagtcgacatggGGGAAAATTGGACCCggaacgtaataataataataataataataataataataaatatgtaaataaaccaGTACTACCTTCAGCATCAACATTTGTTAAGAATTTCAAATGCTCCTTGTGTTCATCTTTTAACAAATTGAACATTATctcatataaatagatgtatatatataaataaatgtgtatgtatgtataaaaagtgtGTAGAAAGCAAGCGGTCACTCCTACTATAAATGATGACAATAGCGTACCGACTTCCGTTTAGCAACCAATCAACTTCCGTTTAGTAACCGAAATAACTTCCGTTTACAAACCGGAAGTTACTATCGGCAGctggttgttttcattttttaaaaatattttggttccaaaatatttctttcttcaaaacatttttgtttagttttgttttgtttcttggtaAAAAAATCAGACGAATTCCTGTGGCTGAAGAAGAAGCCATGTGTTTAGGAAAGCAAcgaaaacattaattaatatatatttaattaaagaatgaaaacagAACTTTATCTGTAAGTATTATTGTCTTGTTTTATTGTAAATTCCTGCTGTGCTTTCGGAATCAGTCCCtctacgtggcactttgggcaagtgtctcctgctatagcccGGGGccaaccaaggctttgtgagtaaatttggttggcagaaactgaaagaaatccttcattgtgtgtgtgtgtgtgtatatatatacacgcatgtgtgtatacacgtgtgtgttctattaccgttgttggtttgtttacgttcttgtaACGTAGCAGTTTtgcgaaagagaccgata includes:
- the LOC106874445 gene encoding COMM domain-containing protein 2; the protein is MFNLLKDEHKEHLKFLTNVDAEVVREFCRISLQFIENGANPKVYQGAAQKLDVETKVVQSAVEGLMYLLTETSRFMIPETEYKESLSILGFQDDKIDILLTMYLENRGNIRNILSEMSMELPHYDNLEWRFDVQVASRSMRHQVMPNVLLKLHLEEDDEVTTHHLQTDPGNLVQLTKELEKALDEMKSPFCRRIVRNID